A single Vigna radiata var. radiata cultivar VC1973A chromosome 8, Vradiata_ver6, whole genome shotgun sequence DNA region contains:
- the LOC106771757 gene encoding ethylene-responsive transcription factor ERF024 — protein sequence MAAVAYDVAAYALKGKDAELNFPDSASSLPVPDSLSARDIQVAAAAAAAAAGAAKDAMQTPTGNNKSSGVQEKQAGTSNEFVDEDLIFDMPNVLVNMAEGMLLSPPPFDIGVEPNSPENIEHETSLWNFP from the exons ATGGCCGCAGTGGCTTATGACGTGGCAGCTTATGCTCTCAAGG GTAAGGATGCGGAGCTGAATTTCCCTGACTCCGCTTCCTCCCTTCCTGTCCCCGATTCACTCTCGGCGCGTGACATTCAGGTGGCGGCAGCGGCTGCGGCGGCGGCTGCCGGAGCTGCGAAGGATGCTATGCAGACGCCAACAGGGAATAATAAGTCTTCAGGGGTACAAGAGAAGCAAGCAGGGACAAGTAACGAGTTCGTGGACGAGGATTTGATCTTTGACATGCCCAATGTTCTGGTAAATATGGCTGAGGGAATGCTGCTTAGTCCTCCTCCTTTTGACATTGGTGTGGAACCTAATAGCCCAGAAAACATCGAACATGAGACAAGCCTGTGGAATTTCCCATAA